In Euphorbia lathyris chromosome 10, ddEupLath1.1, whole genome shotgun sequence, a single genomic region encodes these proteins:
- the LOC136209146 gene encoding uncharacterized protein: protein MHSENDQDFKIMVFEIDNNKTAIAGDNKLVTAAASRNQTPMPNKRSMIYPSASLPSPSSSSSLIKRGPLLQRRRSSMSVDSTGCAGPFAELAGGTTAECAAVCCCCPCGLAHLLYLTIYKVPAGLCRRALRRKRSKKLIEKGLLPPRTKRCYCDFDDIEIHMHSDMKSEEEMSSEEDGEEEEAMMKLEEEMWETFYNAGFWRSPSQREQQPKILIIESPKASKVVKQL from the coding sequence ATGCACTCTGAAAACGATCAAGATTTCAAGATCATGGTCTTCGAAATTGATAATAACAAAACCGCGATCGCCGGCGATAATAAACTAGTCACCGCCGCCGCTTCAAGGAATCAAACACCAATGCCTAACAAAAGATCCATGATCTATCCATCGGCTTCATTACCGTCGCCGTCCTCATCCAGCTCCTTAATTAAACGTGGTCCGCTACTTCAACGGCGAAGAAGCTCCATGTCCGTCGACTCTACCGGATGCGCCGGTCCTTTCGCAGAGCTAGCCGGTGGTACGACTGCCGAGTGCGCTGCCGTATGCTGCTGCTGTCCGTGTGGATTAGCTCATCTTTTGTATCTAACAATCTATAAAGTTCCAGCGGGTCTCTGCCGGCGCGCTTTGAGGAGAAAGAGGAGCAAGAAATTGATCGAGAAAGGACTGCTTCCGCCGCGAACAAAAAGGTGCTACTGTGATTTTGATGATATAGAGATACATATGCATTCGGATATGAAATCGGAGGAGGAGATGTCGTCGGAAGAAGACGGGGAAGAAGAGGAAGCGATGATGAAATTAGAGGAGGAGATGTGGGAAACTTTTTACAATGCTGGATTTTGGAGAAGTCCGTCGCAAAGAGAACAACAGCCTAAAATTCTAATAATAGAATCACCAAAGGCTAGTAAGGTTGTTAAACAACTATAG